The DNA segment AAACGCCGGTTAAGAAGAATTTAATATTCTAAAAGTTAATGTTCAATAGTTATTCCAAATATAAGCCTTTGGGAAAAAATCCTTAGTCTAAATTGCTTAAAGAAATCCCCTGTTAAGTATTAATGAGAAGTTCTTCAAAAGAACTTCACGCAAGGGTAGAAACGACAAACAATATAATAAGTCGTTTAATAGATACGTATTGGAAGCAGAATTGTAATAGAAGATAGGTTTTAACATTTTCTCGATACCGCTTCCAATATGTACGAAATACTAACAGACGTTAATTGCATTTCGCTTGTGATTTGTGATCTCAGATGACCCTGAACCTGAACATTATTATATCATTGAAATTGTTTCAACAGCTGTTTTCGAGTTGCATAGAGAAAAAAGTTAGAGCTTCCTGTTAACAAAATTGCGATTGCCTTTGTATAAATATTATCAATTTATAGTTTTAGGGAGAAAAAATGTTAATCTTAACCGTGAACAGCTACGAATGCCCAATTATGGAGTAATTATAACAAATCTAACTTTGTTCGATTGAAAAGATCCAATCGCCACAACGCTTTGATCGTTTTTGCCAAAATGTTCAGTTCGCAAGAATTATGGAACCAGAAAAAGAAACTAGTTTTAATCAAGAGTCACTAGATCTTCGGTACTCGGATCTTTAActttttctttcgtttaaaTCTGCTGCTTTCAATGATCGTCATATGGTGTGTACGTTCAAATTAACAGTCTGTATGCACATGCATATCTACGTGCATGCATAACAATTATAATGCGTTCTATCCTACGACAATGTGCAGTGTCGAGTGGAATTTAAGATAAGCGTTCCGAACGCGATTAATCATCGTGATCTCACAGTTCCATGCACTTAAACACCATCAATAAATACACAGTAGTTGTTAACTTTCTTGTACGTTGaatattattttgttaattAACGCCACGCCTAAACTAACGCTAAAACATGTTGCATTAAGTGCAAAGTGTAGGAGcccttttttaaataatatttgtttgCCCTCAAGTATGTTTAATACAAATTATAATAGTTGTCATTTATATATGTGATGTTCAGTTTTGAAGACATTTTTTATGGTCTTACATTAAGAGTAATTTGATATACTTCGTTATGTTTAATGTTATTTTattgtgtttttttttatatttaacacttctattataattataaaacataCATTTTAACGCGTAAAAAATCTTATTCAATAttaactaatatatagatctctATATTAATTTGTTatcttaaattattttattcgatgaTTAAACAAttacatatatttattttccACAGGTTCATACATAGCATACCCAAATTTAATCATTGATGCCtttttgtttgaaaaattatacaaTCTGTAATATGGAGGAATATACTGTAGTATCAGATGTATCGGTTGTAGATGTCTATGACATTGCTTCCGAAATAGGAAAAGAATGTGAGAAACTCATAGATGCATTTGGTGTAGAATCTGTGACCAATCTTATGCCAAAAGTGATACACGGATTAGAGCTATTAGAAagccttgcaaccaaaaatgaaTGTGAAAACACGATAGTCCAAGAGTTACGTGCAAAGATTTCACAATTGGAAACAGATAAGATTGGGAAAGCTGAGGACAGGCAAAGATTTGAAAAGGTATTTTACTTCCTACAATTGTTTAGCACTGTTTCTGACATTTTTTTCGTTTTAAGACATTTAATTACTGTATAGGAATTGGAACAAATCGAAGAGCATTGGCGACAAGAGTCTCGTGAACTGGTAGGAATGGTTACAAGATTACAGGATGAAAATAGACGATTAGCAGAGGCTCTACAAGAGTCACGTAGTGACAGTCAGTACAGCAGTAAACAAAGTACTAACAACCTATCTTTATTTACTAACACAATGCCGAAAATATatgtttatacatatatatgtatatgttattGATTACATTAATATATTTCAGCTTTTACAGCTAGCCAAGAAGTTGATATAGCAGTATTACAACATTTAAGATCCATGATAGACAAGCAAAGAGATCAAATTCGAGTAAGAGACAAAGAACTGCAGCAGAAAAATGTGGATATAGAAAATGTAAATTGGTACTTATGTTCATATGTAATTTGATATAAATAGCGATTAAATGTTACTTGTAGAATGTATTACATTTGCTATAGCATGACTAGTTTTCCTTTAGTACGTAGTATTTGTTTTACTTCGGCAAAACGATGATAATATAGGTACGTATCATCCTAATTCGTTTTTATGTTATGCAAAGCTAACAGCGCAAGTCGAAAAACTTGGGGTCGTTGGCCGAGAATTAAAGCGTAAACAACGTCAAGCGCAAATGCAAGCTCGCGGTTTGGTAGAAGAAAGAGCAGACTTTTTGGCACAGTTGCAAGATCAAAATCGTGAATTGATTAATCTTCGAGCCCGTCTTGGTTTggcaaaaaaagaaaacgaagatTTAAGTAAATTGCAGGGATGTCCAGACCTAACGAATAAGGCTGTTTATGATCTAGATGACCCTGATAGACCAAGGTTTACCACCGCCGAATTGAAAGAAATTCTACATGAACGAAATGAACTAAAAGCCAGGGTTTCAGATTTGGAAGACGAATTGGAACTATATCGACCAAAGCCTGAAATGTATGTCAGTTTTGTTAAATGTGATTTTATATCAgtttttttttcatattttcattttattgtttcgatttacatattttataaaaaaaaaattgccttTCTATTCTATGATAGAGTGGAGGATGATAAAGACGCTCCTGTCCAAGGACCACTTCcttacgaaccagatgacgcGCCATGGAAAAAGTCTGAATCTGGAATTCGTAAATTGTAAGTAGTGTGTATGTGTATATCgataattacaattttaattatgAGAAACATTTAATAACGATATTTAATTTTCAGTTTCCGAAAAATTTTCTCAGAGTCCAGCAGTAGTTTCTTAGTTGGTAGTAGTCCACGCAGAAGTCTTTCTAGTCTGTCAAAGATGGCCCTGTCAGGAAATAGTACATGTGATGAATCTGTATAATGACTTTTTACCAAGCGACTAAACAAGTTTACATGTCTCGCAAAAAATAATTGAACGTAATGCTCTAGGATCCACTTACAGTATTTTATTCCTAGACAATGATTATACattcagaaaaattattttaaaacgtaCGTAGTTTTTTTTAGAACCAACCAAGATTAGTCATTGTAATTAGATAATTGACTGATACGAGTGTAGGCATTTATACAGaaacgaaacattcaaatatTTGCATGTGTattaatatgtatttattattcatACAGAGACCAGAAAgacattttaatatttacgtACTCTTATCTTTAAAAATGAATTGGCATTCTGCAAGGTAAACATGATAATAATGCATACAATAGTATctctttatttaataatttctataAATTACAGTATACAGAATAAAACTAGGTAAAATTACTTTTAATATTGGAACTTTTggtgatattttttttaattaatataagtATATTTATCAAAGAAATAGATGCCTGTAGACAAcagaaatgaaaatttcaattttattttatcaacatttgaaattatacaattttttctCTGTTATCATGTACTAATTAGAAgtacattaatattttaataattagtaCGTTGAATACAATatctttattattataaaattatttaattttctaatgaAGTGTATAAGTAACGATTATTTTGtaatgtatttatatttatatatctttTCCCAATTTAAAAGCTTATTCAGGAAAATGAGAAAATTATGCCTGAACATaatttgaaacacattttaacCTTCCGACGGGAGCGAGCGTGTACAGAGTACACGATTTAGTTTCGCGACTTAATCTTTCGCCAAAAACTTTTTTCCCCGTGATCGGATCAACTTCAGACCTTTTTCTATTTCTCGTTTGAAGGTTTCTTTTTATCTATTTGACTCAAAAGTAGAAATTTTGTAATATCAACACCGTGTGTACGGAGTACGAAAAAACGCGCTCGTTTTACGATAAAAAGCGTGCCTGTCGGAAG comes from the Colletes latitarsis isolate SP2378_abdomen chromosome 7, iyColLati1, whole genome shotgun sequence genome and includes:
- the Rilpl gene encoding rab interacting lysosomal protein like isoform X1, with amino-acid sequence MPFCLKNYTICNMEEYTVVSDVSVVDVYDIASEIGKECEKLIDAFGVESVTNLMPKVIHGLELLESLATKNECENTIVQELRAKISQLETDKIGKAEDRQRFEKELEQIEEHWRQESRELVGMVTRLQDENRRLAEALQESRSDSQYSSKQTFTASQEVDIAVLQHLRSMIDKQRDQIRVRDKELQQKNVDIENLTAQVEKLGVVGRELKRKQRQAQMQARGLVEERADFLAQLQDQNRELINLRARLGLAKKENEDLSKLQGCPDLTNKAVYDLDDPDRPRFTTAELKEILHERNELKARVSDLEDELELYRPKPEIVEDDKDAPVQGPLPYEPDDAPWKKSESGIRKFFRKIFSESSSSFLVGSSPRRSLSSLSKMALSGNSTCDESV
- the Rilpl gene encoding rab interacting lysosomal protein like isoform X2, which encodes MPFCLKNYTICNMEEYTVVSDVSVVDVYDIASEIGKECEKLIDAFGVESVTNLMPKVIHGLELLESLATKNECENTIVQELRAKISQLETDKIGKAEDRQRFEKELEQIEEHWRQESRELVGMVTRLQDENRRLAEALQESRSDTFTASQEVDIAVLQHLRSMIDKQRDQIRVRDKELQQKNVDIENLTAQVEKLGVVGRELKRKQRQAQMQARGLVEERADFLAQLQDQNRELINLRARLGLAKKENEDLSKLQGCPDLTNKAVYDLDDPDRPRFTTAELKEILHERNELKARVSDLEDELELYRPKPEIVEDDKDAPVQGPLPYEPDDAPWKKSESGIRKFFRKIFSESSSSFLVGSSPRRSLSSLSKMALSGNSTCDESV